The following are encoded together in the Gemmatimonadaceae bacterium genome:
- a CDS encoding HAMP domain-containing histidine kinase yields the protein MSAPARLPARLSRAWARAIVPRVPTVLFSLLLLAMMAVSIIAGRQLRRSRESHARATDEALTEYALFAARLFGERAFAVSVSERTRAAAAVLTAPQRPPTTVTLVDFAATVRDVLDGDGYDVGGDSLAGYFRMSARPGAPFEALGSARRADVRAQVDSALADVEPPRLYRNETAQRHRMLNGVPITVVIAMHRDADGSVITWFGYIFDRLRHWEVSGNRILAQQPLLPPSLLDPSWRYGAAYSTDSLISITAFTPQGKELYRSRRVIPGGISGTFEYRTTAGGVRFVATLHPLLVQTVRERLRANQRNVIAFAWELGGREHRVEAPIELLLPTLTALLAIAAVLHLWREHTLVRARRDFVASVSHELRTPLAQIRMFTETLQLGRERDAHERQGWLNIISREARRLGDLVENILLFSHIDADRARLELERTDLGELIEEVVEGYVPMADQRRMRILADAPSRIFSMVDPRAMRQVIVNLLDNALKYGPPGQTVSVELERIGSVARITVSDQGPGIESNDRKRLWEPFVRLGKEAGTSGGSGIGLAVVRALVEKHGATVALDDAPGGGARFILEFEVSESAAGLPLRATGEFRAPRMVNGVMISGAMPAMPRPGRDVDAAAESPSPGRSAGAGD from the coding sequence ATGAGCGCCCCCGCGCGCCTGCCGGCCCGCCTCTCGCGCGCCTGGGCCCGCGCGATCGTCCCCCGCGTCCCCACCGTCCTGTTCTCGCTCTTGCTCCTGGCGATGATGGCGGTGTCGATCATTGCCGGGCGGCAGCTGCGCCGCAGCCGGGAGAGCCACGCGCGCGCCACCGACGAGGCGCTCACGGAGTACGCCCTCTTTGCCGCGCGACTGTTCGGCGAGCGCGCCTTTGCCGTGAGCGTGTCCGAGCGCACGCGCGCCGCCGCCGCCGTCCTCACCGCCCCGCAGCGCCCCCCCACCACCGTCACCCTCGTCGACTTTGCCGCCACCGTGCGCGACGTCCTCGACGGCGACGGCTACGATGTCGGGGGCGACTCGCTGGCCGGCTACTTCCGCATGAGCGCGCGCCCCGGCGCACCGTTCGAGGCGTTAGGCTCTGCTCGGCGGGCCGACGTGCGTGCCCAGGTCGACTCGGCGCTCGCCGACGTCGAGCCGCCCCGGCTCTACCGCAACGAGACCGCGCAGCGCCACCGCATGCTCAACGGCGTCCCCATCACCGTCGTCATCGCCATGCACCGCGACGCCGACGGCTCGGTCATCACCTGGTTCGGCTACATCTTCGACCGGCTGCGACATTGGGAGGTGAGCGGCAACCGAATCCTTGCCCAGCAGCCGCTCCTCCCGCCCTCGCTCCTCGACCCCAGCTGGCGTTACGGCGCCGCCTACTCCACCGACTCGCTCATCTCCATCACCGCCTTCACGCCGCAGGGGAAGGAGCTGTACCGATCGCGTCGCGTCATTCCCGGCGGGATCTCCGGCACGTTCGAGTATCGCACGACGGCCGGCGGCGTGCGCTTCGTCGCCACGTTGCACCCGCTCCTCGTGCAGACCGTGCGCGAACGGCTGCGCGCCAACCAGCGCAACGTCATTGCCTTCGCCTGGGAGCTGGGCGGGAGGGAGCACCGGGTCGAGGCCCCGATCGAGCTCCTCCTTCCCACGCTCACCGCGCTCCTCGCCATCGCCGCCGTGTTGCACCTGTGGCGTGAGCACACGCTGGTGCGGGCGCGGCGCGACTTCGTGGCCAGCGTCTCGCATGAGCTGCGCACGCCGCTGGCGCAGATCCGCATGTTCACCGAGACGTTGCAGCTGGGACGCGAGCGCGACGCACACGAGCGCCAGGGCTGGCTCAACATCATCTCGCGCGAGGCGCGGCGACTGGGTGACCTGGTGGAGAACATCCTCCTCTTTTCCCACATCGACGCCGACCGTGCCAGGCTCGAACTCGAACGCACGGACCTCGGGGAACTGATCGAGGAAGTGGTCGAGGGCTACGTCCCCATGGCTGACCAGCGCCGGATGCGCATCCTGGCCGACGCGCCGTCGCGCATCTTCTCCATGGTCGACCCGCGCGCCATGCGACAGGTCATCGTCAACCTCCTCGACAACGCGCTCAAGTACGGCCCCCCGGGGCAGACGGTGAGCGTGGAACTGGAGCGCATCGGGAGCGTGGCGCGCATCACCGTGAGCGACCAGGGACCCGGCATCGAGTCCAACGATCGCAAGCGACTGTGGGAACCGTTCGTCCGGCTGGGGAAGGAGGCGGGGACCAGCGGCGGGAGCGGGATCGGGCTCGCCGTCGTGCGCGCGCTTGTCGAGAAGCACGGCGCGACCGTTGCCCTCGACGACGCTCCGGGCGGTGGCGCGCGTTTCATCCTCGAGTTCGAGGTGAGCGAGAGCGCGGCGGGGTTGCCGTTGCGGGCGACGGGGGAGTTCCGCGCGCCGCGGATGGTGAACGGGGTGATGATTTCGGGGGCGATGCCGGCGATGCCGAGGCCCGGGCGAGACGTTGATGCAGCAGCGGAATCGCCGTCGCCCGGACGCTCAGCCGGTGCCGGTGACTGA